The genomic stretch AAATTTAATATCATCAGTAACGTCATCAGGTGCTTCCACTATTAGCAATTCCGGTCCCCCCACTAGATCATCTACAACGAATACTTTGATTATCTCAAAACCAATTACAATACCTCCAGTTCAATTCCAAAGTCTTCCAATGGAAATATTGGATtatatcttctttttggtAGATTCAAAAATTGACTACAAAAGTTGTTTGTACACAAATAAGCTCTTCTATTACTTTGCCAAGCCGTACTATTACCAAGATCTACAGTTTACGTCTACATTTCGATTTGCCCAATTTATATCGTATCTAAGGTTCAATTCAGAAGTTGGCCTTTATGTTAAAACAATTGATTTATCTGGAATAAAGCCAGgatatgaagaagaggccgacgaagaagttgaagacaatAACCAAGCCGTCATAATACGTACAGTTACTGAAGATTCTACTGAAACCACTGACGATTTTGCAACCGCCGAAAAGATATTAGCGGGCTGGAGAGATTGGAAATTTAAGAATAACCCGTTATACTCTGTCCATTCGGGCACGTCGAGTGCCCTTACTAAGATTTCTTCGAACTCTCAAATTCTGATGTTGTCGTCAAAGTCAAACACATCATCTCATAAGTCGTTATCTTCAAAGAGGTTTTCAAAGCCATTTAAATACTTCAAGTCTAAGAAAAGAGGTAGATCTGGCTCCTTGAGCGGTACCACCAAGGCAAGGAAGGCTCCCAGGGTCGAATATTTGAATTTAAGAGATGACCCAAATGTaaattctacttcttccattttGCAGAGAGTGCAGAGCCCCCATCccttgatcaacaagttcttgctCAACtattcaacatcaagaGATGTTCCAATTGGGTATGTGCTTCATTTAATTAATTTATGTCCTAATATCGTATCATTGAATTTAGGCAATCTTTCATTATCAATAGATTACGAAATCAGCAGGTCCATGATATACAAGTATCAAACATTTGATTTAATGAACAATTATCCTAAGGAGTTAATCTACAAGATCGACGACATAATGAGACTTAGTGATTTTGACGACCAATTATCATTTGAAGGAAGTATTTTGAATGGAAACTTCAGCAATAACATCGAAGCTGCCAGTTTTCATAATGCCGCGGCTTCAATAAGGCAAAGTGCTTTTTCAAGTAGCAATCTATTCAGATCGAATcaatctacttcttctactgctTCTTCGGTGTattcaattccaactttttCGAAGCCTGTTAGGAAATACAACAGCCTATTACCTCCTTTGCCCCAAACAGTGGCTGATATTTCGTATTTGAATAAAGGGGACGGAAAGGTTTATTTGAGcgatttgaatttgaagtctatcaacaataattatttgaagaaattgaacgaCGAAGAGTTATTAAATGCTATTATCAAAATGCATGGCAGAAAGTCTCAAGGCACCATCCAGCTTTTCAGCAACTCGTTCCTCAATAGTGGAATTTCTCACGACCAGAAAGGAACTTTGAAGTATCTCAATTTGTCATCCATGATCTGGTTAAATAAATCACTGATCCAGAAGTTTTTGAAAAGTGTTGCTCTCAAGAGTAGAAGCGAGTATCAGGAATATTTGACTGACGAAGACAGCTATAGTGTAGACTCCGAATCGGATATTGAGATTGTGGATACAGAATTTAATCTTGCCCTCTACAGACAAGATTTGGTTATTGATTTGACAGATTCAGGCATGTACAAGAACTTGCAATGGGCCAAGAAGATAGACTTAAGAACTCGTGAAGGTTGTAGATTGGTGCACAAGATAATCCATGATGAGTTGTACGACTCATTTGACGAATAtttgagaagagaaagaataagaagAGGTCGCATGGGTGAAAACTATTTAGCTTAGAATTTTCCAAGTAAGCTTAGCGCTTAGTCTGAAACAACGAAGTTGGtatgaatttgaaatacATAGAATGTAGAGTGCTACATGTGAATGTCCCAGGCATCAGGTCATCACCGTTTCATGGATCAGCCAGGCCTAGTAAACTAGCGGCGACCTCTAACAGCGATGGTTTTAAAGCTGGCTCCTCTAAAGGGACTGCTCCCTCCAGTGGGATGATGATTATTCTACGAATCCCAAATTA from Scheffersomyces stipitis CBS 6054 chromosome 2, complete sequence encodes the following:
- a CDS encoding predicted protein yields the protein MLTADTNDYHTYLPPYRSLLNPNARYDYRTHSLVPISQNELNVLHSSFTTRNSSNKVFSKESNGGGFKMKYKSLLSDVSRSLSMRLSNPNLISSVTSSGASTISNSGPPTRSSTTNTLIISKPITIPPVQFQSLPMEILDYIFFLVDSKIDYKSCLYTNKLFYYFAKPYYYQDLQFTSTFRFAQFISYLRFNSEVGLYVKTIDLSGIKPGYEEEADEEVEDNNQAVIIRTVTEDSTETTDDFATAEKILAGWRDWKFKNNPLYSVHSGTSSALTKISSNSQISMLSSKSNTSSHKSLSSKRFSKPFKYFKSKKRGRSGSLSGTTKARKAPRVEYLNLRDDPNVNSTSSILQRVQSPHPLINKFLLNYSTSRDVPIGYVLHLINLCPNIVSLNLGNLSLSIDYEISRSMIYKYQTFDLMNNYPKELIYKIDDIMRLSDFDDQLSFEGSILNGNFSNNIEAASFHNAAASIRQSAFSSSNLFRSNQSTSSTASSVYSIPTFSKPVRKYNSLLPPLPQTVADISYLNKGDGKVYLSDLNLKSINNNYLKKLNDEELLNAIIKMHGRKSQGTIQLFSNSFLNSGISHDQKGTLKYLNLSSMIWLNKSSIQKFLKSVALKSRSEYQEYLTDEDSYSVDSESDIEIVDTEFNLALYRQDLVIDLTDSGMYKNLQWAKKIDLRTREGCRLVHKIIHDELYDSFDEYLRRERIRRGRMGENYLA